A single window of Nicotiana sylvestris chromosome 5, ASM39365v2, whole genome shotgun sequence DNA harbors:
- the LOC104219394 gene encoding nucleoside diphosphate kinase 1-like — protein MEQTFIMIKPDGVQRGLVGEIIGRFEKKGFSLKDLKLITVDRAFAEKHYADLSAKPFFNGLVEYIVSGPVVAMVWAGKSVVTTGRKIIGATNPLESAAGTIRGDYAIDIGRNVIHGSDSVESAKKEIALWFPEGVAEWQSSLHSWIYE, from the exons ATGGAGCAGACCTTCATCATGATCAAGCCTGATGGTGTCCAACGTGGCCTG GTTGGTGAGATTATTGGAAGATTCGAGAAGAAAGGTTTCTCTTTGAAAG ACTTGAAGTTAATTACTGTGGATCGTGCTTTTGCTGAAAAGCACTATGCAGACCTGTCTGCAAAGCCGTTCTTCAATGGGCTCGTTGAATACATTGTTTCTGGCCCCGTTGTTGCAATGGTGTGGGCAGGTAAGAGTGTAGTTACAACCGGTAGGAAGATAATTGGAGCAACAAACCCGTTGGAGTCTGCTGCTGGCACCATTCGTGGAGATTATGCTATTGACATTGGGAG GAACGTTATTCATGGAAGTGATTCTGTTGAGAGCGCTAAGAAGGAAATTGCTCTTTGGTTTCCTGAAGGTGTCGCGGAGTGGCAGAGCAGCCTTCACTCTTGGATCTATGAGTAA
- the LOC104219393 gene encoding uncharacterized protein, giving the protein MSRGWVVFMFVMAAIALCSHQTVVAEDLTTYSLPRASLPSCSNSDKSKIKKCMTTTASIDKCCTLFKRTIGTNCKCYRYAKDLDNQALITLQAYCDVNNPCKSVQRVAAEAVATIAATARPRPRPQPKCSASDEAKVKKCMTNTTSIDACCPTFQSILGRSCPCYAYAMLLDNQALITLQAYCDVSNPCKIVQVI; this is encoded by the exons ATGAGTAGAGGGTGGGTGGTTTTCATGTTCGTGATGGCTGCAATAGCACTTTGCAGCCATCAGACAGTGGTGGCGGAAGATCTCACCACCTATTCGCTGCCACGTGCTAGCCTGCCTAGTTGTAGTAACAGCGATAAATCGAAAATAAAGAAGTGTATGACAACTACAGCCTCTATAGATAAATGTTGTACATTATTTAAGAGGACAATTGGCACTAATTGTAAGTGTTATCGTTATGCCAAAGATTTGGATAATCAAGCTTTAATTACTCTTCAGGCTTATTGTGATGTCAATAATCCATGTAAGAGTGTCCAA AGAGTGGCAGCAGAGGCGGTCGCCACCATTGCTGCCACCGCCCGCCCGCGCCCTCGGCCACAGCCAAAATGCAGTGCTAGTGATGAAGCAAAGGTTAAAAAATGCATGACAAACACAACCTCCATAGATGCATGTTGCCCAACATTCCAAAGCATATTGGGCAGGAGTTGCCCTTGTTATGCTTATGCCATGTTATTAGACAATCAAGCTTTGATTACTCTTCAGGCTTATTGTGATGTTAGCAATCCTTGTAAAATAGTGCAA GTGATATGA